One Deinococcus sp. LM3 genomic region harbors:
- a CDS encoding TrmB family transcriptional regulator, whose translation MSAVIHLQALGLTEYEARAYTALLALGRAVPARVARQAGIPRPKIYETLERLEGRGLAAKVGQNPLEYAPLSAREYLARARRSFDDRLGALDRDLSRLAPDPAPEAVYHLHGEAAIRSLCEDLTLNARRSLYMAGEASFADRLERLTPRGVELHRTPLTDLPSVAAHGQRAFLLARDGEAALIAHFIDEGGSGEAHGVHTHNPVIIHLIEGYVQLAAQTTAARTPATAATDPAAPAD comes from the coding sequence ATGAGCGCCGTGATCCACCTGCAAGCGCTCGGGCTGACCGAATACGAAGCCCGTGCCTACACCGCCCTCCTGGCCCTCGGGCGAGCCGTGCCCGCCCGCGTGGCCCGGCAGGCCGGTATTCCCCGGCCCAAGATCTACGAGACGCTCGAACGCCTCGAGGGTCGCGGCCTCGCCGCCAAGGTCGGCCAGAACCCCCTGGAATACGCGCCCCTCAGCGCCCGCGAGTACCTGGCCCGCGCGCGCCGCTCCTTCGACGACCGCCTCGGCGCCCTCGACCGCGACCTGTCCCGCCTCGCCCCCGACCCCGCCCCGGAAGCCGTGTACCACCTGCACGGCGAGGCCGCCATCCGCAGTCTCTGCGAGGACCTTACCCTCAACGCCCGCCGCAGCCTGTACATGGCCGGCGAGGCCAGCTTCGCCGACCGGCTCGAACGCCTCACCCCCCGCGGCGTCGAGCTGCACCGCACCCCCCTGACCGACCTGCCCAGCGTCGCCGCGCACGGCCAGCGCGCCTTCCTGCTCGCCCGAGACGGCGAGGCCGCCCTGATCGCCCACTTCATCGACGAGGGCGGCAGCGGAGAGGCCCACGGCGTGCACACGCACAACCCGGTCATCATTCACCTGATCGAAGGGTACGTGCAGCTCGCCGCGCAGACCACCGCCGCCCGCACCCCGGCCACCGCCGCCACCGACCCCGCTGCCCCAGCCGACTGA
- a CDS encoding nuclease-related domain-containing DEAD/DEAH box helicase — MSEFIVTESAGDPGEYGELQVIDALRTALRKRDTVVFWRYPLNTRQGQLREPDLLLLDPEWGVVVIEVKNIPMSQVESIQGFAWRLRTPYFGKDTLEPYDQAKRQARVVIERIRDHAALGRVPVRALVCLPRVTRDEWTAGGQSFLFSDTPLVLGDELTAAKFEQAIEKTPCVRSGAALDDETFRTLLSAFGTGGSLPAPVVAAPPAPAPRTGLRKIDMLARAAEQRREFDLQQEKIAKTIPPGVQRIRGIAGSGKTVLLAQKAANMHLRHPEWDIALVFFCRALYEQMQMQVDHWLRVHSNGQVRYVDARHRIRILHAWGSRDQPGFYRTVAEHLGLTPMNVTDVKAANGGRNTSPTGGVVLSARELLTEVDRRSLDMEIFDAVLIDEGQDLVDDDPALRYEDRQSFYWMAYRSLRPVQGEEPLLGEPTGKLPARRLIWAYDEAQSLDSLTIPTGRELFGEKLSQVLTGGVSYRGGIQKNEVMRVCYRTPGPILVAAHALGMGLMRPEGMVAGLTDKESWGKIGYTVEGDMRSRGPITITRPPEKSPNLIARLDPSPLIDFHTYTSRNEELAALTRNVRHALEVEGLGLDRQLVICLGRYPDRTIEAAFAALRREGLDVYVAGNLRGNVPPTQNWREKNPNGFRLPGHLTVTNVTRAKGNEADMVHIVGLDEVAAQEGSVTMRNQLFVALSRSRGWIHLSGTGVPASFREEVEAVLRSGESITFTMSRAKRNLTDQDDEPEVVLA, encoded by the coding sequence ATGTCAGAGTTCATTGTGACGGAGAGTGCCGGGGATCCGGGCGAGTACGGCGAGTTGCAGGTCATAGACGCCCTCAGAACAGCGCTGCGCAAACGGGACACCGTGGTGTTCTGGCGCTACCCCCTCAACACCCGCCAGGGCCAGCTGCGCGAACCCGACCTGCTGCTGCTCGACCCCGAGTGGGGCGTCGTGGTGATCGAGGTCAAGAACATTCCCATGAGTCAGGTGGAGAGCATCCAGGGGTTCGCGTGGCGGCTGCGCACCCCCTACTTCGGGAAGGACACCCTGGAACCGTACGATCAGGCCAAGCGGCAGGCGCGGGTGGTGATCGAACGCATCCGGGATCACGCGGCGCTCGGGCGCGTTCCGGTGCGGGCGCTGGTGTGCCTGCCCCGCGTGACCCGCGACGAGTGGACGGCAGGCGGGCAGAGTTTCCTGTTCAGCGACACGCCACTGGTCCTCGGGGATGAGCTGACGGCCGCTAAGTTCGAGCAGGCCATCGAGAAGACCCCCTGCGTCCGCTCGGGCGCGGCGCTGGATGACGAGACCTTCCGCACCCTGCTGTCCGCCTTCGGAACCGGCGGCAGCCTCCCGGCCCCGGTCGTGGCGGCTCCACCCGCACCGGCCCCCCGGACCGGCCTGCGCAAGATCGACATGCTCGCCAGGGCCGCGGAACAGCGCCGCGAGTTCGACCTTCAGCAGGAGAAGATCGCCAAGACCATCCCGCCGGGCGTGCAGCGCATCCGCGGCATCGCCGGGAGCGGCAAGACCGTGCTGCTGGCGCAGAAGGCCGCGAACATGCACCTGCGCCACCCGGAATGGGATATCGCGCTGGTGTTCTTCTGCCGGGCGCTGTACGAGCAGATGCAGATGCAGGTGGATCACTGGCTGCGGGTCCACAGCAACGGGCAGGTCCGGTACGTGGACGCCCGGCACCGCATCCGCATCCTGCACGCCTGGGGCAGCCGGGACCAGCCGGGCTTCTACCGCACCGTCGCCGAGCACCTGGGCCTGACCCCCATGAACGTGACGGACGTGAAAGCCGCCAACGGAGGCCGCAACACGTCACCCACGGGCGGGGTGGTCCTCAGCGCCCGCGAACTGCTGACCGAGGTGGACCGCCGGAGTCTGGACATGGAGATCTTCGACGCCGTGCTGATCGACGAGGGGCAGGACCTCGTGGATGACGATCCGGCCCTGCGGTACGAGGACCGTCAGTCCTTCTACTGGATGGCGTACCGTTCCCTGCGACCCGTTCAGGGTGAGGAGCCCCTGCTGGGAGAACCGACTGGGAAGCTGCCCGCCCGCCGCCTGATCTGGGCCTATGACGAGGCGCAGAGCCTGGACAGCCTGACCATCCCGACAGGCCGGGAGCTGTTCGGGGAGAAGCTCAGCCAGGTGCTGACTGGTGGCGTGTCGTACCGAGGAGGAATCCAGAAGAATGAGGTCATGCGGGTGTGTTACCGCACCCCAGGTCCGATCCTGGTCGCCGCGCACGCCCTGGGAATGGGGCTGATGCGTCCCGAAGGCATGGTTGCCGGCCTGACCGATAAGGAGAGCTGGGGCAAGATCGGATACACGGTAGAAGGTGATATGCGCTCACGCGGCCCGATCACTATCACGCGACCGCCAGAGAAATCCCCGAACCTGATCGCGCGTCTTGACCCGTCTCCCCTGATCGACTTCCACACCTACACCAGCCGGAACGAGGAACTGGCCGCGCTGACGCGGAACGTCCGGCACGCCCTGGAGGTGGAGGGCCTGGGCCTCGACCGGCAGCTGGTGATCTGCCTGGGCCGCTACCCTGACCGCACCATTGAGGCGGCGTTCGCGGCCCTGCGGCGCGAAGGGCTGGACGTGTACGTGGCGGGCAACCTGCGTGGCAACGTGCCTCCTACCCAGAACTGGCGGGAGAAGAACCCCAACGGGTTCCGCCTGCCGGGCCACCTGACGGTCACGAACGTCACGCGGGCCAAGGGGAACGAGGCGGACATGGTGCACATTGTCGGGCTGGACGAGGTGGCCGCCCAGGAGGGCAGCGTGACCATGCGTAATCAGCTGTTCGTGGCGCTGAGCCGCAGCCGTGGCTGGATTCACCTGAGCGGCACGGGCGTTCCCGCGTCCTTCCGGGAGGAGGTGGAGGCCGTCCTGCGCTCGGGCGAGTCGATCACCTTCACCATGAGCCGGGCCAAGCGAAACCTGACCGATCAGGACGACGAACCCGAGGTGGTGCTGGCGTAG
- a CDS encoding glycogen/starch synthase, whose amino-acid sequence MQVVHVASEVFPFSRSGGLGDVLGVLPAVQAGLGAEVTVVSPWYADVPGDVTLVWRGALPGVAGQPPLPEVRVGEVRRAGVRFVFVGLSCFDRPGLYHPDDVWRFSLFGRAVLPVLAQLGVRPDVLHGHDWQAGLVVAHARLSGVRSVFSVHNLQYQGRWNLMDAMGWTGLPEWAFTHETLEFHGDVNLMKAGLVFSSQVTTVSPTYAREITTPEFGEGLEGLMRHLQGAGRLSGILNGLDQVRWDPATDPDVPLFTDPRGKGAAVAAVRSEFGLDGAPILASVSRLAEQKGMDLLIGALPQLVQDWNVVVLGGGDPALEAALREWAAHPRVVFAQGMNEPLAHRIYAGADAFAMPSRFEPCGLSQMIAMRYGTLPVVRATGGLVDTVPADVGFSFAEASVGGLVAACGEARAAFDDPAGWQERAARAMRLEFSWDGPAREYLGLYARVLSSAAPAVAGLVEA is encoded by the coding sequence ATGCAAGTCGTGCACGTGGCGTCCGAGGTGTTCCCGTTCTCGCGGTCCGGTGGTCTGGGTGATGTGCTGGGGGTGCTGCCCGCGGTGCAGGCCGGGCTGGGGGCAGAGGTGACGGTCGTCTCGCCGTGGTACGCGGACGTGCCGGGCGACGTGACGCTGGTCTGGCGTGGGGCGCTGCCGGGCGTGGCGGGTCAGCCGCCGCTGCCGGAGGTGCGGGTGGGTGAGGTGCGCCGGGCGGGGGTGCGTTTCGTGTTCGTGGGGCTGTCGTGCTTCGACCGGCCGGGGCTGTACCACCCGGACGACGTGTGGCGCTTCAGTCTGTTCGGGCGGGCCGTGCTGCCGGTCCTGGCGCAGCTGGGGGTGCGGCCGGACGTGCTGCACGGGCATGACTGGCAGGCGGGACTGGTGGTGGCGCACGCGCGCCTCTCGGGGGTGCGGTCGGTGTTCAGCGTGCATAACCTGCAGTACCAGGGCCGCTGGAACCTGATGGACGCCATGGGCTGGACGGGCCTGCCGGAGTGGGCGTTCACGCATGAGACGCTGGAATTTCACGGGGACGTGAACCTGATGAAGGCGGGGCTGGTGTTCTCGTCGCAGGTGACGACGGTCAGTCCCACGTACGCGCGTGAGATCACCACGCCCGAGTTCGGGGAGGGCCTGGAGGGCCTGATGCGGCACCTTCAGGGGGCGGGGCGGCTGAGCGGCATCCTGAACGGGCTGGATCAGGTGCGCTGGGATCCGGCGACCGACCCGGATGTGCCTCTGTTCACGGATCCGCGCGGGAAGGGGGCGGCGGTGGCGGCGGTGCGCTCAGAGTTCGGGCTGGACGGCGCGCCCATCCTGGCGAGTGTCAGCCGGCTGGCCGAGCAGAAGGGCATGGACCTGCTGATCGGGGCGCTGCCGCAGCTGGTGCAGGACTGGAACGTGGTGGTGCTGGGCGGCGGTGATCCGGCGCTGGAGGCGGCGCTGCGGGAGTGGGCGGCGCATCCGCGGGTGGTGTTCGCGCAGGGCATGAACGAGCCGCTCGCGCACCGCATCTACGCGGGCGCGGACGCGTTCGCGATGCCCAGCCGCTTCGAGCCGTGCGGGCTGTCGCAGATGATCGCCATGCGCTACGGGACGCTGCCGGTGGTGCGCGCGACGGGTGGGCTGGTGGATACCGTGCCGGCCGACGTGGGCTTCTCGTTCGCCGAGGCGTCGGTGGGGGGGCTGGTGGCGGCGTGCGGGGAGGCGCGCGCAGCGTTCGACGATCCGGCCGGGTGGCAGGAGCGGGCGGCGCGGGCGATGCGCTTGGAATTCAGCTGGGACGGCCCGGCGCGCGAGTACCTGGGGCTGTACGCGCGGGTGCTGAGCAGCGCCGCGCCGGCCGTGGCGGGACTGGTGGAGGCGTGA
- a CDS encoding AAA domain-containing protein, producing the protein MTTSLQLDRTQRFYKYLKEFTLLKFKPQRTNEDATLVWLHSLPNEPEIFNPVYAEPDRIGETWLSIRRPSRQPVPTLPSLLTDWVTGDLRRVDAAPVIQTQRVVGETVLDDDLQPQLIRSTLFLDEQPEVLAAWEAFESQWRAWATGERRALSVHERYVQLFDLHQRLQAEGERFELRLGFGALRWRPDGEYAVDRHLITAQVHLQFDPAQGVLSVVPSTDGARALLEQDMLDPQHRVRAGDAEAILAEYQEDVWDPAGVPAALNAWANSASGEGEFIPDLRPPGAATGNPVVHWAPALILRRRGERTLAATYDSVIEQLEQAGVPDAAQRFMGEHDLVPPMENPAGGPRTVYFPLPSNDAQRSIVDRIGRARGVLVQGPPGTGKSHTIVNLVSHLLATNQRVLVTSHTERALKVLRDKFPPELAALCVTHLRGDSDARTMLESSVGEMIRRKEHRDAAAEARQEEELGKRLERLRQQENDLLDQLEALRLSETGSLDLHGYRGTPQQIGEQLRAHEPRFEWVLEFNPSGAEAPLPDGDAGRLLERLRDVREEEARGLRLRRPEPGRLPSPEDFVQFARAEQQAQEVAAARSEGRDAPAFTPLTEAGAARREALLRALQDLQSQAGTARRRPSTWLPRAVDALLKGQWARWQDLAARTQELLPELQKEAEWMEANVIAGHGGRAPEQLEADAREVIRHLQAGGKWTGLFGKPAAVRERMYFRDALTVGGRAADNSGIVQDLLRLLQLEKKWTGLKDLWAAQGISTDGPRRLQLAELAEQLTLLTGLSSVQAALDRARQALGGIPGLGEPQWWNENELNALVTALRAADAEHAARVSREALEQTLPYLEGLRAAGNVHSVVQDLIGSLEGRDAAAYGSAYLHLTDLDRRAAALHDQRALLSRLQQGAPLLAAALLDDLDSAVWADRLSNLEAAWRWAHADTQLREITRPEAEQDVRAALRDVRQQERETLGQLAAVKAWRNTLDRLTQGQQANLVAWQQAVKKVGKGTGKHAGKFMAVARQSLTQARDSIPAWIMPLHLVAESFAPSRGMFDVVIVDEASQSGPEALFLTYIAKKLIVVGDDKQISPDGVGISAEQVDTLVRKYLHDFPATHVIGTPQSSLYDFTKYAYPGVLALREHFRCMPEIIKFSSDLSYTEPLIALRQFGADRLQPLIAQHVPDGITTGKDNNVNPAEARAIVDQIRACVANPTYRGKTMGVISLLGDRQAEHINALLQRELSEAEIDARRIVCGNAYSFQGDERDVIFLSMVAAPSEGRARTVAMDDRIFQPRYNVAVSRARDQLWLFHSVTPDDLGAGDLRAALIRHVQNPELAGWRPLPRQEILDLRELAGRTGRGQTRAPAPFDSWFEVDVYLQLVDRGYRVIPQYELNGYRIDLVVEGLRGRLAVECDGDHWHGPERYRADLARQQTLERAGMEFWRVRGSTFTRDPDAALADLWTTLDRRGVYPEGDPRNYAPSPDHTPDTPAPEGQPAPEVSPEAARRAESAAHEPIEQTASEVIDPGTPDTAPGTATEPGTVAESGAVAETGTATATVPDAPAPSATPGSVLLEPYTVWASRPLTDPRSVDSFTPVIEGLREIIAAEGPVLCRRAYQLYCQAAGVRFGVTTKSLLNKAMTRALKDGTLILSRETGLPGYVDQIVRVSGAPPVRLREAGPRKLSEIPPSELHALMQHFTQREPSLAGGNPEALFRLVLAAYGQQRLTENARTALQVASSYRPDASHPAPT; encoded by the coding sequence ATGACGACTTCCCTGCAACTGGACCGCACGCAGCGGTTCTACAAGTACCTCAAAGAGTTCACGCTGCTGAAGTTCAAGCCGCAGCGCACGAACGAGGACGCCACGCTGGTCTGGCTGCACAGCCTCCCGAACGAGCCGGAGATCTTCAATCCCGTCTACGCGGAACCCGACCGGATCGGGGAGACGTGGCTGAGTATCCGCCGCCCGTCCCGTCAGCCTGTGCCCACGTTGCCGTCCCTCCTGACGGACTGGGTGACGGGCGATCTGCGCCGGGTGGACGCGGCACCTGTCATCCAGACGCAGCGGGTGGTGGGAGAGACCGTTCTGGATGACGATCTGCAACCGCAACTCATCCGCAGCACGCTGTTCCTGGACGAGCAACCGGAGGTGCTGGCCGCCTGGGAGGCGTTCGAGTCGCAGTGGCGCGCGTGGGCGACCGGGGAGCGCCGCGCGCTGAGTGTGCACGAGCGGTACGTGCAGCTGTTCGACCTGCATCAGCGACTTCAGGCGGAGGGGGAACGCTTCGAGCTGCGCCTGGGGTTCGGGGCGCTGCGCTGGCGGCCCGACGGGGAGTACGCGGTGGACCGTCACCTGATCACCGCGCAGGTGCACCTGCAGTTCGATCCCGCGCAGGGGGTGCTGTCGGTGGTGCCGTCCACGGACGGAGCGCGGGCCCTGCTGGAGCAGGACATGCTCGACCCGCAGCACCGCGTGCGGGCCGGTGACGCCGAGGCGATCCTGGCGGAGTATCAGGAGGACGTCTGGGACCCGGCGGGGGTTCCGGCGGCCCTGAACGCCTGGGCGAACTCCGCGTCCGGTGAGGGTGAGTTCATCCCGGACCTTCGGCCGCCGGGAGCGGCCACGGGGAACCCGGTGGTGCACTGGGCGCCCGCGCTGATCCTGCGCAGGCGCGGCGAGCGGACCCTGGCCGCCACGTACGACAGCGTGATCGAGCAGCTGGAGCAGGCCGGCGTGCCGGACGCCGCGCAGCGGTTCATGGGGGAGCATGACCTGGTGCCGCCCATGGAGAACCCGGCCGGTGGGCCGCGCACCGTCTACTTTCCGCTACCGTCGAACGACGCGCAGCGCAGCATCGTCGACCGGATCGGCCGGGCGCGGGGCGTGCTCGTGCAGGGGCCGCCCGGCACGGGCAAGTCGCACACGATCGTGAATCTCGTCAGTCACCTGCTCGCGACGAACCAGCGGGTGCTGGTCACGAGTCACACCGAACGCGCCCTGAAAGTGCTGCGCGACAAGTTCCCGCCGGAACTGGCGGCGCTGTGCGTGACGCACCTGCGCGGCGACAGCGACGCCCGCACCATGCTGGAAAGCTCTGTCGGGGAGATGATCCGCCGCAAGGAGCACCGTGACGCGGCGGCCGAGGCGCGGCAGGAGGAGGAACTCGGGAAGCGGCTCGAGCGGCTGCGCCAGCAGGAGAACGACCTGCTCGATCAACTGGAGGCGCTGCGGCTCAGCGAGACGGGCTCGCTGGACCTGCACGGGTACCGGGGCACGCCGCAGCAGATCGGCGAGCAGCTCCGGGCGCACGAACCCCGGTTCGAGTGGGTGCTGGAGTTCAACCCGAGCGGCGCGGAAGCCCCCCTGCCGGACGGGGACGCGGGACGTCTGCTCGAACGGTTGCGGGACGTGCGTGAAGAGGAGGCAAGGGGTCTGCGCCTGCGCCGCCCGGAACCCGGCCGCCTGCCGAGCCCCGAGGACTTCGTGCAGTTCGCGCGGGCCGAGCAGCAGGCGCAGGAGGTGGCCGCAGCGCGCAGCGAGGGCCGCGACGCGCCCGCGTTCACGCCGCTGACGGAAGCAGGCGCGGCGCGACGCGAGGCGCTGCTGCGCGCCCTGCAGGACCTTCAGTCGCAGGCCGGCACGGCCCGGCGCCGTCCGTCCACCTGGCTGCCCCGCGCCGTGGACGCGCTGCTCAAGGGGCAGTGGGCGCGCTGGCAGGACCTCGCGGCCCGCACGCAGGAGCTGCTGCCGGAACTTCAGAAGGAAGCCGAGTGGATGGAAGCCAACGTCATCGCCGGGCATGGCGGCCGCGCCCCGGAGCAGCTTGAGGCGGACGCGCGCGAGGTGATCAGGCACCTGCAGGCCGGCGGGAAGTGGACGGGCCTGTTCGGGAAGCCGGCCGCCGTGCGGGAACGGATGTACTTCAGGGACGCCCTGACTGTGGGTGGCCGCGCGGCCGACAACAGCGGCATCGTGCAGGACCTGCTGCGCCTGCTGCAACTGGAGAAGAAGTGGACGGGCCTCAAGGACCTCTGGGCGGCGCAGGGGATCAGTACGGACGGACCCCGCCGCCTGCAACTGGCGGAACTGGCCGAGCAACTGACGCTCCTGACCGGCCTGAGCAGCGTCCAGGCCGCACTTGATCGGGCGCGGCAGGCGCTGGGCGGCATTCCCGGCCTGGGTGAGCCGCAGTGGTGGAACGAGAACGAACTGAACGCGCTGGTGACCGCCCTGCGCGCTGCGGACGCAGAGCACGCGGCGCGGGTGAGCCGTGAGGCGCTCGAGCAGACCCTCCCCTACCTTGAGGGCCTGCGCGCGGCCGGGAACGTCCACTCCGTCGTGCAGGACCTCATCGGCAGCCTGGAGGGGCGCGACGCAGCGGCGTACGGGTCAGCGTACCTGCACCTGACCGACCTGGACCGGCGCGCCGCGGCCCTGCACGATCAGAGAGCGCTGCTGTCACGCCTGCAGCAGGGCGCGCCCCTGCTGGCGGCTGCCCTGCTGGACGACCTAGACTCGGCGGTGTGGGCGGACCGCCTCTCGAATCTGGAAGCTGCGTGGCGCTGGGCGCATGCGGACACCCAGCTCAGGGAGATCACCCGCCCCGAGGCGGAGCAGGACGTCCGGGCAGCGCTGCGGGACGTCCGGCAGCAGGAGCGCGAGACGCTCGGGCAGCTGGCGGCCGTCAAGGCGTGGCGGAACACCCTCGACCGGCTCACGCAGGGTCAGCAGGCGAACCTCGTGGCGTGGCAGCAGGCGGTGAAGAAGGTCGGGAAGGGCACCGGGAAGCACGCCGGGAAGTTCATGGCGGTCGCGCGGCAGTCCCTGACGCAGGCGCGCGACAGCATTCCCGCCTGGATCATGCCGCTGCACCTCGTCGCGGAGAGTTTCGCGCCGTCCAGGGGGATGTTCGACGTGGTCATCGTGGACGAGGCGTCGCAGTCCGGCCCGGAGGCGCTATTCCTGACGTACATCGCGAAGAAGCTCATCGTGGTCGGGGACGACAAGCAGATCTCCCCGGACGGGGTCGGCATCTCCGCCGAGCAGGTGGACACGCTCGTGCGGAAGTACCTGCATGACTTCCCGGCCACGCACGTGATCGGCACGCCGCAGTCGAGCCTGTACGACTTCACGAAGTACGCCTACCCTGGCGTGCTGGCGCTGCGTGAGCACTTCCGCTGCATGCCGGAGATCATCAAGTTCAGCAGCGACCTCTCGTACACCGAGCCGCTGATCGCGCTGCGGCAGTTCGGCGCGGACCGCCTGCAACCCCTGATCGCGCAGCACGTCCCGGACGGCATCACCACTGGCAAAGACAACAACGTCAACCCCGCCGAGGCGCGCGCGATCGTGGACCAGATCAGGGCGTGCGTCGCCAACCCCACGTACCGGGGCAAGACCATGGGCGTCATCAGCCTCCTGGGGGACAGGCAGGCCGAGCACATCAACGCCCTGCTCCAGCGGGAACTGAGCGAGGCGGAGATTGATGCGCGGCGGATCGTCTGCGGGAACGCGTACTCCTTCCAGGGGGACGAGCGTGACGTGATCTTCCTCAGCATGGTCGCCGCGCCCAGCGAGGGCCGCGCCAGGACCGTCGCGATGGACGACCGGATCTTCCAGCCGCGTTACAACGTCGCCGTCAGCCGCGCCCGCGACCAGCTGTGGCTGTTCCACAGCGTCACCCCGGACGACCTGGGGGCCGGGGACCTGCGCGCCGCCCTGATCCGGCACGTGCAGAACCCCGAACTGGCCGGGTGGCGTCCGCTCCCAAGGCAGGAGATCCTCGACCTGCGCGAACTCGCCGGCCGCACCGGGCGAGGCCAGACGCGCGCACCGGCCCCGTTCGACTCGTGGTTCGAGGTGGACGTGTACCTTCAACTGGTCGACCGTGGCTACCGCGTCATCCCGCAGTACGAACTGAACGGGTACCGCATCGACCTGGTCGTGGAGGGGCTGCGCGGCCGCCTCGCGGTCGAGTGCGACGGCGACCACTGGCACGGCCCGGAACGGTACCGCGCGGACCTCGCCCGGCAGCAGACGCTCGAACGGGCCGGCATGGAGTTCTGGCGGGTGCGTGGCAGCACCTTCACCCGCGACCCGGACGCCGCGCTCGCCGATCTCTGGACGACCCTGGACCGGCGCGGCGTGTACCCGGAAGGCGACCCCCGCAACTACGCCCCCTCCCCCGACCACACGCCCGACACACCCGCGCCCGAGGGGCAACCTGCCCCCGAGGTATCCCCGGAGGCCGCCCGACGCGCCGAGAGCGCCGCGCACGAACCCATCGAGCAGACCGCCAGCGAGGTGATCGACCCAGGCACCCCCGATACGGCGCCTGGGACCGCGACAGAGCCTGGGACCGTTGCAGAGAGTGGGGCCGTTGCAGAGACTGGCACCGCCACGGCCACTGTCCCTGACGCACCAGCCCCCAGCGCCACGCCGGGCAGCGTTCTTCTGGAGCCGTACACCGTCTGGGCCAGCCGCCCGCTCACCGATCCGCGCAGCGTGGACTCGTTCACGCCGGTCATCGAGGGGCTGCGGGAGATCATCGCCGCCGAGGGCCCGGTGCTGTGCCGCCGCGCGTACCAGCTGTACTGTCAGGCGGCTGGCGTCCGGTTCGGCGTCACCACCAAGAGCCTGCTGAACAAGGCCATGACCCGCGCCCTCAAGGACGGCACGCTGATCCTCTCCCGCGAAACCGGCCTTCCTGGGTACGTCGATCAGATCGTTCGCGTCAGCGGCGCCCCCCCGGTGCGCCTGCGAGAAGCCGGGCCGCGTAAACTCTCCGAGATTCCACCGTCGGAACTGCACGCCCTGATGCAGCATTTCACGCAGCGGGAACCCAGTCTGGCCGGAGGCAACCCGGAAGCACTCTTCCGGCTCGTGCTGGCGGCCTACGGTCAGCAGCGCCTCACCGAGAACGCCCGCACCGCCTTGCAGGTCGCCAGCAGCTACCGGCCAGACGCGTCACACCCGGCGCCCACCTGA
- a CDS encoding RNA methyltransferase: MNLAVVLVSPKTPGNIGSAARAMLNMGAHDLRLVAPRCDHLDSQAVAMAVHAADLLRGARVYPTLREALADRDLSVGTSARIRADLPAPQHPAQVRPLVRAAAAPALVFGPEETGLINSDLEQCQVTVRVPTGDYASLNLAQAVLLVCYEFLQGVDEQPERTRKTATRDEMESMYGHLRETMQLIGYTDAVRARHTLRLWRAMLDRGLMTSAETRLFRGLLRQVHWKVGDAAARGTTEPRATESRAEADPAPVDAAQDG, from the coding sequence GTGAATCTGGCCGTTGTCCTTGTCTCCCCCAAAACCCCTGGAAATATCGGTTCGGCGGCGCGCGCCATGCTGAACATGGGGGCGCACGACCTGCGGCTGGTCGCGCCGCGCTGCGATCATCTGGATTCGCAGGCGGTGGCGATGGCCGTGCACGCCGCCGACCTGCTGCGCGGCGCGCGCGTCTACCCCACGCTGCGCGAGGCGCTGGCCGACCGGGACCTGAGCGTGGGAACCAGCGCCCGCATCCGCGCGGACCTGCCGGCGCCGCAGCATCCGGCGCAGGTGCGGCCCCTGGTGCGCGCCGCCGCCGCGCCCGCCCTGGTGTTCGGCCCGGAGGAGACGGGGCTGATCAACAGCGACCTGGAGCAGTGTCAGGTGACGGTGCGCGTCCCGACCGGGGATTACGCCAGCCTGAACCTCGCGCAGGCGGTGCTGCTGGTGTGCTACGAGTTCCTGCAGGGCGTGGACGAGCAGCCGGAACGGACCCGTAAGACCGCCACGCGCGACGAGATGGAATCCATGTACGGGCACCTGCGCGAGACCATGCAGCTGATCGGGTACACGGACGCCGTGCGCGCCCGGCACACGCTGCGGCTGTGGCGCGCGATGCTGGACCGGGGCCTGATGACCAGCGCCGAGACGCGCCTGTTCCGGGGCCTGCTGCGGCAGGTGCACTGGAAGGTCGGGGACGCCGCCGCGCGCGGCACCACCGAACCCCGCGCCACCGAATCCCGAGCAGAAGCCGACCCCGCGCCGGTGGACGCCGCACAGGACGGCTGA